A portion of the Paenibacillus marchantiae genome contains these proteins:
- a CDS encoding GAP1-N2 domain-containing protein, whose amino-acid sequence MMRSSMTPPIEQQLYTRERRGVFRTTEGFDTVAASPGLDPSFIKKVLHPYCVYDAPAELTGRSEKDETKFPPSIHLLHLESGETILGQNVYQSADFTGLRSAFFAHNYVLSPERSEEQMKQGGWLDAVFATSYDIEQGTVLPALTELPRAAGVGQSSPSQILGALKMDEVVFKRLLYAVMQAVATRRKVYIALDVPAEEVTAGAKGLLRLLYTALPYAFRRQLGFMTFAKEPQAKKGIHLQFVERGTLRPKDRNTEKDFTFDLVSGRVTHADASVAKLPYAEFAWSLLHEPAAADSFYAFADEMLSGMEPGRELSIEAYGELSMFYRLEQGMEELYLDNKSDVLSGLLTYLKPEGGAQQRSRLNELFLTLLSRELDSVKRENVPEESVAARIGEYFRVAAPVVQSRIVDYFIYGVNNARSQKRMRAVQELYGLLDRDSLLSRAFFDKVLANESLTKLLFEPYLDNQLKRTESAADVVEVIQRWITSHPSAIHNSFLLERTATELRERLCSAPNPVQSANEALKRVSVLDRVPVAGSLDTGITARIGQSGASVRANRKGGPGSAVQPPAYQEDLTRLADKLAYVINLFMIQDLDLERVNREQLLSIDILLHGNEVRDWAARQGSDVSARTNMMLAARAWLSGEGSDEEELESLSLAERNELQRWTRRWLAGELRDRPDTAAFEALPLAFYRGGSGSNRLDYPGLIEFIYSSSGRTEVLYQFMEWSGTQRLFIRGSNAHKGYSDAIVAYFKAHDREAFKSKSAFKPYYARASKTMKPAYDRAKTELSSPLVRMLTGKRKNLFLGSVIVILIIGIAGGTYALMSDKAETPEASPPPTQEPVVPAEPEVELAEQIAYLVPASKADDGSKTPAQLVIRYRDETDSNALQTDTLQWNLKDGTTQKLNAEGEWESFNRNEEPDGEGTAGDSSEGTSEGSSAGSSTDKADDTQPSGEAEQGADSASTGDTTSNPAAGSTSTDAGTGTASDTTDEGATQGDAGGTPSDSSQSKGTESSSVENLTVAEADRLYPYGHQVELPADFNLKDIVSIQSGTLVINLVPEPKL is encoded by the coding sequence ATGATGCGTTCTTCCATGACCCCGCCAATTGAACAACAGCTGTACACTCGAGAGCGGCGCGGGGTGTTTCGCACAACGGAGGGGTTCGATACGGTTGCCGCATCGCCGGGACTGGACCCTTCTTTTATCAAAAAAGTGCTTCATCCCTACTGCGTCTATGACGCTCCAGCGGAGCTGACGGGCCGGAGTGAGAAGGATGAGACGAAGTTTCCCCCGTCCATTCATCTGCTGCATCTGGAGAGCGGGGAGACGATACTTGGGCAAAATGTGTACCAGTCTGCTGATTTCACCGGGCTGCGCAGCGCTTTTTTCGCCCATAACTATGTTTTGTCTCCCGAACGCTCGGAAGAACAGATGAAGCAAGGCGGCTGGCTGGATGCTGTGTTCGCCACGTCCTATGACATCGAACAAGGCACAGTGCTGCCTGCGCTTACTGAATTGCCACGAGCAGCTGGGGTTGGACAAAGCTCTCCAAGCCAGATCCTTGGCGCTCTGAAAATGGACGAAGTGGTATTCAAGCGTCTGCTCTACGCCGTCATGCAAGCTGTAGCGACACGTCGGAAGGTATATATTGCGCTGGATGTGCCCGCTGAGGAAGTTACAGCTGGAGCCAAGGGACTGCTGCGTTTGTTATATACGGCGCTGCCTTACGCGTTCCGGCGGCAGCTCGGCTTTATGACGTTTGCGAAGGAGCCTCAGGCGAAGAAAGGCATCCACCTCCAGTTTGTGGAGCGGGGCACCCTGCGTCCGAAGGATCGGAATACGGAGAAGGATTTCACCTTTGATCTGGTATCGGGCAGAGTTACCCATGCAGATGCATCTGTGGCGAAGCTTCCTTATGCGGAATTCGCCTGGTCACTGCTGCACGAACCTGCGGCAGCCGATTCATTTTATGCTTTTGCCGATGAGATGCTGTCCGGAATGGAACCTGGACGGGAGCTCTCCATTGAAGCATACGGGGAACTTTCTATGTTCTATCGTCTGGAGCAGGGGATGGAAGAGTTGTATCTGGATAACAAAAGCGATGTCCTGAGTGGGTTGCTCACCTACTTGAAACCGGAAGGCGGAGCACAGCAACGCTCTCGTTTGAACGAGTTGTTCCTGACGTTGCTCAGTCGTGAGCTGGACAGCGTCAAACGGGAGAATGTACCTGAAGAATCGGTTGCAGCACGCATCGGGGAGTATTTCCGGGTCGCTGCGCCAGTCGTACAGTCCCGAATCGTGGATTATTTCATCTATGGTGTTAATAACGCCCGTTCGCAGAAACGTATGCGTGCCGTGCAGGAGCTGTATGGCTTGCTGGATCGGGACAGCCTGTTAAGCCGTGCTTTCTTCGACAAAGTGCTGGCGAACGAATCACTGACCAAGCTGCTGTTCGAGCCCTATCTGGATAATCAGCTGAAACGCACGGAATCAGCCGCCGATGTTGTGGAAGTGATCCAGAGATGGATTACATCTCACCCGTCTGCCATCCACAATAGTTTCTTGCTGGAACGGACAGCAACCGAGCTGCGTGAACGTTTGTGTTCTGCGCCCAACCCTGTTCAGTCTGCCAATGAGGCACTTAAGCGGGTTAGTGTATTGGATCGTGTACCAGTTGCAGGCTCCCTAGACACGGGTATTACCGCCCGGATTGGACAGTCTGGAGCTTCAGTTCGCGCTAACCGGAAAGGTGGACCTGGGTCCGCTGTCCAACCACCAGCGTATCAGGAGGATTTAACCCGGCTCGCAGATAAGCTGGCTTACGTCATTAACTTGTTTATGATTCAGGATCTCGATCTGGAGCGGGTTAACCGTGAACAGCTGTTAAGCATTGATATTTTGTTGCACGGAAACGAGGTTCGGGACTGGGCTGCTCGCCAGGGCTCAGATGTATCTGCGCGTACAAACATGATGCTGGCAGCGAGAGCATGGCTTAGCGGTGAGGGGAGTGACGAAGAGGAGCTGGAATCCCTCTCTTTGGCCGAACGTAATGAGCTCCAGCGCTGGACGCGTCGCTGGCTTGCCGGAGAGCTTCGTGATCGCCCAGATACGGCTGCATTTGAAGCACTGCCGCTGGCTTTCTATCGCGGTGGCAGCGGCAGCAACAGACTCGATTATCCAGGCCTGATTGAATTTATCTATAGTAGTTCAGGACGTACAGAAGTGTTGTATCAATTTATGGAGTGGTCGGGGACTCAACGCTTGTTTATTCGCGGCTCTAACGCACATAAGGGATACTCGGATGCAATCGTGGCCTATTTCAAGGCCCATGATCGCGAAGCTTTTAAGTCAAAGTCAGCTTTCAAACCCTATTATGCCAGAGCAAGCAAGACGATGAAGCCGGCCTACGACCGCGCCAAAACAGAGTTGTCTTCCCCGCTGGTACGCATGCTGACAGGTAAAAGGAAGAACCTTTTTCTAGGATCGGTTATTGTCATTCTGATTATTGGTATTGCTGGAGGCACGTACGCTTTGATGAGCGATAAGGCGGAGACACCTGAGGCATCACCTCCACCGACACAGGAGCCCGTTGTTCCCGCTGAACCGGAGGTGGAGCTCGCTGAACAGATCGCCTACCTCGTTCCTGCATCCAAAGCGGACGACGGTTCAAAGACGCCTGCCCAGTTGGTGATCCGTTACAGAGACGAAACGGACAGCAACGCTTTGCAAACGGACACTCTCCAATGGAACTTGAAAGATGGTACTACACAGAAGCTCAATGCTGAGGGTGAATGGGAGAGTTTCAACCGAAATGAGGAGCCGGATGGCGAAGGTACAGCTGGTGACAGCTCAGAGGGTACGTCTGAAGGAAGCTCTGCAGGTTCTTCTACCGATAAGGCGGACGATACTCAGCCGAGCGGAGAAGCCGAGCAAGGGGCAGATTCAGCCTCAACGGGGGATACCACTTCAAATCCCGCAGCAGGCAGCACATCGACGGATGCCGGTACTGGCACAGCCTCTGACACTACGGATGAAGGAGCTACACAGGGAGATGCAGGCGGCACGCCTTCAGATTCGTCTCAGTCTAAGGGAACAGAATCATCTTCAGTGGAAAATCTGACTGTTGCTGAAGCAGATCGTCTGTATCCCTATGGGCACCAAGTGGAGCTTCCGGCCGATTTTAATCTAAAGGACATCGTGAGTATCCAGAGTGGAACGCTCGTGATCAACCTAGTCCCGGAACCGAAGCTCTAA
- a CDS encoding FAD-dependent oxidoreductase, with product MKIAVIGCTHAGTAAIVNTAKLYPDATITVYERNDNISFLSCGIALYVGGVVKDPDGLFYSSPNQLAELGVVTKMLHEVTSVDAAGHKLQAKNLKTGEEFEDTFDKLIVTTGSWPVVPKLEGIEMDNILLCKNYNHSNTIIEKAKHAKRITVVGAGYIGIELVEAFQMNGKEVTLIDSVDRILNKYLDPEFTDAIEETLTGHGIKLALGQTVQKFTGENGKVNKVITSKGEFETDLVILCIGFRPNTELLKGQVDMLPNGAIIVDKYMQTSQKDVFAAGDSCAIHYNPTGKAAYIPLATNAVRMGTLVARNLVRPTTRYMGTQGTSGIKIYEQNIAGTGLTETSAADEGLVVEAVTLEDAYRPEFMPTAEKLLLKVIYEQATRRIVGAQVMSQADLTQSINTISVCIQNNMTVDELAFIDFFFQPHYNKPWNFLNSAGLQALPLVEVKTPAMV from the coding sequence ATGAAAATCGCAGTTATCGGATGTACACATGCAGGAACCGCAGCTATCGTTAACACCGCCAAATTGTACCCGGATGCTACCATTACAGTGTATGAGCGCAATGACAACATCTCCTTCTTATCATGTGGCATTGCGCTTTATGTAGGTGGCGTGGTGAAAGATCCAGATGGATTGTTCTATTCTTCGCCAAACCAACTGGCCGAGCTCGGTGTCGTTACCAAAATGCTTCATGAAGTGACGTCAGTAGATGCTGCGGGTCACAAACTTCAGGCTAAAAACTTGAAAACTGGGGAAGAATTCGAAGATACCTTCGACAAGCTGATCGTGACCACGGGTTCATGGCCTGTCGTACCGAAGCTGGAAGGCATCGAGATGGACAACATTTTACTTTGCAAAAACTACAACCATTCCAACACGATCATTGAGAAAGCCAAGCATGCCAAACGCATTACCGTGGTAGGAGCTGGATATATCGGCATTGAGCTGGTGGAGGCTTTCCAAATGAACGGCAAGGAAGTTACACTGATCGATAGCGTGGACCGGATCTTGAACAAATATCTCGACCCCGAGTTCACGGATGCCATTGAAGAAACGTTGACCGGACACGGCATCAAGCTGGCGCTGGGCCAAACGGTACAGAAATTTACCGGAGAGAATGGCAAAGTGAACAAGGTCATTACATCCAAAGGAGAGTTCGAGACAGATCTCGTTATTCTGTGCATTGGTTTCCGTCCAAATACCGAGCTGCTCAAAGGCCAAGTGGATATGCTGCCGAACGGCGCAATCATCGTGGATAAATATATGCAAACCAGCCAAAAAGACGTCTTCGCTGCTGGAGACAGCTGTGCAATTCATTACAACCCAACCGGCAAGGCAGCGTACATTCCACTGGCAACCAACGCAGTGCGGATGGGAACACTCGTAGCACGGAACTTGGTTCGTCCTACGACACGATACATGGGTACACAAGGCACATCAGGTATTAAAATTTATGAGCAAAATATTGCAGGTACAGGTCTGACGGAAACATCTGCTGCGGATGAGGGTCTGGTCGTTGAAGCTGTAACGCTTGAAGATGCTTACCGTCCAGAGTTCATGCCAACGGCAGAGAAGCTGCTGCTCAAAGTAATCTATGAACAGGCTACACGCCGCATTGTTGGTGCGCAGGTGATGTCACAGGCTGATCTGACACAGTCGATCAATACGATCTCTGTCTGCATCCAGAACAACATGACGGTGGATGAGCTGGCCTTCATCGACTTCTTCTTCCAACCACATTACAACAAACCGTGGAACTTCCTGAACTCGGCTGGTCTTCAGGCGTTGCCTCTAGTAGAAGTAAAAACACCAGCGATGGTATAA
- a CDS encoding TRAFAC clade GTPase domain-containing protein — protein MSFFSRFLKRQQPEERPLFYDIVCPYCFSKFSPEEVVFRAAHHRDDDEDYALGEDAKLNRYRERFGLDTVFDMEAVLAPHDVPEEHRIYSDNIVMGLNDRYGVVTRRRLCPQCHNELPVTAGKAPSNIISIIGASQVGKSVYMTSLIHTLQHYTADHFDAACMPLNAEISRRFRADYEEPLFERGDLLDSTQKEKLQEPFIFQFVFKDEDKAPLTLVFFDVAGEGMVEQDYLGLHGQHIKNSAGILFMVDPLQIRSIRDKIRINLGNEPGEWTPRYDEPRDVVLTMFGDFIAYQDKAKTNIPTAVVLTKSDMLHSLKDEEGDYIKSNSNVFRNMVHRDWFDLTEFENIDGEIRRFIEKVDRPFKGTMDVYFKDTAYFAVSALGSNPVDMKLQGVVSPIRVDEPFLWLLYKLKYIEGRVG, from the coding sequence ATGAGCTTTTTTAGTCGGTTTTTGAAGAGACAGCAGCCGGAAGAGCGGCCGTTGTTTTACGATATCGTATGTCCGTATTGTTTCAGCAAGTTTTCACCGGAGGAGGTTGTGTTCCGTGCTGCACATCATCGCGACGACGATGAGGACTACGCACTTGGGGAAGATGCGAAGCTGAATCGATATCGCGAACGGTTTGGACTGGATACGGTGTTTGATATGGAGGCCGTGCTGGCTCCGCATGATGTACCTGAGGAACATCGCATCTATTCGGATAACATTGTGATGGGACTGAACGATCGTTACGGTGTGGTTACACGGCGCCGGCTGTGTCCACAGTGCCATAACGAGCTGCCTGTCACGGCAGGCAAAGCACCAAGCAATATCATTTCCATTATTGGGGCATCCCAGGTGGGTAAATCCGTCTACATGACTTCATTGATTCATACATTGCAGCATTACACAGCCGATCATTTTGATGCGGCCTGCATGCCGCTGAACGCGGAGATTAGCCGTCGGTTCCGTGCAGATTATGAAGAACCGCTATTCGAGCGGGGCGATCTGTTGGATTCAACGCAGAAGGAGAAGCTGCAGGAGCCGTTTATTTTCCAATTTGTGTTCAAGGATGAAGATAAAGCTCCGCTGACACTGGTGTTCTTTGACGTCGCTGGTGAAGGTATGGTGGAGCAGGACTATCTGGGACTTCACGGGCAGCATATCAAGAACTCGGCAGGCATTCTGTTCATGGTGGACCCGCTTCAGATTCGTTCCATCCGGGACAAAATCCGCATCAACCTCGGCAACGAGCCAGGCGAGTGGACGCCAAGATACGATGAGCCGCGTGATGTGGTGTTAACGATGTTCGGTGACTTTATCGCGTACCAGGACAAAGCCAAGACGAATATTCCGACAGCCGTTGTACTCACCAAAAGCGACATGCTGCATTCCCTCAAGGACGAAGAGGGTGATTACATCAAATCCAACAGTAATGTATTCCGCAACATGGTGCACCGAGACTGGTTTGATCTGACTGAATTCGAAAATATCGACGGGGAGATCCGGCGGTTTATTGAGAAGGTGGACCGTCCGTTTAAAGGCACGATGGATGTGTACTTTAAGGATACGGCTTACTTTGCGGTGTCTGCGCTGGGAAGCAATCCGGTGGATATGAAGCTGCAAGGCGTGGTCAGTCCAATCCGTGTCGATGAGCCATTCCTCTGGCTGCTGTACAAGCTGAAGTACATTGAGGGGAGAGTGGGATGA
- a CDS encoding ABC transporter ATP-binding protein, protein MFRLETSKLDIAYEERLIVEDLNIQIPQGKITALVGANGSGKSTILKTMARIMNPKAGSVLLDGKSIHKQSTREVAKQLAILPQNPTAPEGLTVTELVSYGRFPYQKGFGSMRAEDKRMIEWAIEVTGMTEFHDRPIDQLSGGQRQRAWIAMALAQETDILFLDEPTTFLDMAHQLEVLQLLEQLNATANRTIVMVVHDLNHASRYAHHMIGIKKGKAIATGSPVEVMNSDVLREVFNIEADIVIDPRSGVPLCLPYALAGERQQSAPPEQVLMNSAMVHAGGRTEQRVRHATGS, encoded by the coding sequence ATGTTTCGTCTGGAGACGTCCAAGTTGGATATCGCTTATGAGGAAAGACTGATTGTTGAAGATCTGAATATTCAAATTCCCCAAGGAAAAATTACAGCACTTGTTGGAGCCAATGGTTCAGGAAAGTCTACCATCCTGAAAACAATGGCACGGATCATGAATCCAAAAGCAGGTAGTGTATTGCTCGACGGGAAGTCCATCCATAAGCAGTCCACGCGTGAAGTAGCCAAGCAGCTTGCGATTTTGCCACAAAATCCAACAGCTCCTGAAGGACTTACCGTAACCGAACTTGTGTCCTACGGACGGTTCCCATATCAAAAAGGTTTTGGTTCGATGCGTGCTGAAGACAAACGCATGATTGAATGGGCTATCGAAGTGACAGGCATGACGGAGTTCCATGATCGTCCAATCGATCAACTGTCCGGTGGACAGCGTCAACGTGCCTGGATTGCCATGGCTCTTGCACAAGAGACAGATATTCTGTTCCTGGACGAGCCAACAACGTTCCTGGATATGGCTCACCAACTTGAAGTACTGCAATTGCTGGAGCAACTGAATGCCACAGCAAACCGTACAATCGTTATGGTTGTGCATGACTTGAACCATGCTTCCCGTTATGCGCATCACATGATTGGTATTAAAAAAGGTAAAGCCATCGCTACAGGTTCACCTGTAGAGGTTATGAACTCCGATGTGCTTCGCGAAGTATTTAACATTGAAGCTGATATCGTGATTGATCCTCGTTCCGGTGTACCGCTCTGCTTGCCTTACGCCCTTGCGGGTGAACGTCAGCAATCAGCACCTCCAGAACAAGTGCTCATGAACAGTGCAATGGTTCATGCTGGAGGACGGACAGAGCAACGCGTTCGTCACGCGACAGGAAGTTAA
- a CDS encoding vWA domain-containing protein yields the protein MQRKINLLLVLFSLIGGAVGFAAGEIMLRQWLGEMPRLLLMGLYFGVLALSVGLFCLLAEMISPKLNGASWKLRYLGLSWKLLVPATLALLFVVGLALQLLYQINPGGVKQVKDIVLMIDNSGSMSETDPDNGRFEAAKTLISQMESDKQVAVITFDDQPELLQPFTPLDSEAAKNEVYSKIDGIVTTSGGTNFDAVLREAMEQIKGKQDPKRGTVAILLSDGFSDADTSGILSEYANEQIAVNTVGLSLVDPSGTDLLRHIAQQTGGMYYDVPDSGGLNLAFQQIYDTIDERTLVTERTGMMEHSTYLAIFRVAALLLIGVALGVSLGLVFDNRHLALSFGIGGAVSGLLAGLLLEWGLDGSTVGDTFVRFGAMLILSGVLTLFSWIIPIKENTPRKTRGRRDAGGGTNSVEGFGQRARDSRSKGF from the coding sequence ATGCAGCGAAAAATCAATCTTCTCCTGGTCCTGTTCAGCCTGATTGGCGGAGCTGTGGGCTTTGCGGCTGGAGAAATCATGCTGCGTCAGTGGCTCGGGGAAATGCCCCGTCTATTGCTGATGGGATTATACTTTGGCGTGTTGGCGCTTAGCGTGGGATTATTCTGTTTACTCGCAGAGATGATCTCGCCAAAGCTGAACGGAGCTTCCTGGAAGCTGCGATATCTGGGACTATCCTGGAAACTGCTTGTTCCGGCAACGCTGGCGCTATTGTTTGTCGTCGGACTTGCCCTGCAATTGCTGTATCAGATTAACCCAGGCGGTGTGAAGCAAGTCAAGGATATCGTGCTGATGATCGATAACTCGGGCAGTATGAGTGAGACAGACCCAGATAACGGTCGCTTTGAAGCGGCCAAAACACTGATTAGCCAAATGGAAAGCGATAAACAGGTGGCGGTGATCACCTTTGATGATCAACCCGAGCTGCTTCAGCCGTTCACCCCGTTGGACAGCGAAGCTGCCAAAAATGAGGTGTACAGCAAAATTGATGGCATCGTGACGACCTCGGGCGGAACTAATTTCGATGCAGTGCTGCGGGAAGCGATGGAGCAGATTAAGGGCAAACAGGACCCGAAACGCGGAACGGTAGCGATTCTGCTATCCGATGGATTCAGTGATGCAGACACATCCGGCATTTTGTCTGAGTATGCAAATGAACAGATCGCCGTCAATACGGTGGGGCTGAGTCTGGTGGACCCTTCCGGAACCGACTTGCTGCGTCATATCGCACAGCAGACGGGCGGTATGTACTATGATGTACCAGATTCCGGTGGACTTAATCTGGCATTCCAGCAAATTTACGATACGATTGATGAACGAACGCTGGTGACCGAACGTACAGGCATGATGGAGCACAGTACGTATCTGGCTATTTTCCGAGTGGCTGCCTTACTGTTGATTGGTGTCGCACTGGGCGTGTCGCTAGGACTTGTATTTGATAACCGTCATCTCGCACTCAGTTTCGGAATTGGTGGTGCCGTGTCTGGTTTATTGGCCGGACTTCTGCTCGAATGGGGACTGGACGGATCAACGGTGGGTGATACATTTGTAAGATTCGGAGCGATGCTCATCTTATCTGGTGTGTTAACCCTGTTCAGCTGGATTATTCCGATCAAGGAGAATACACCGCGGAAGACGCGTGGGCGTCGCGATGCTGGTGGAGGAACCAATTCGGTGGAAGGATTCGGTCAGCGGGCAAGAGATTCGCGCAGCAAAGGATTTTGA
- a CDS encoding glutathione peroxidase: MSVYSYQAVTTANQEVSLDLYQGKVLVIANTASKCGLTPQYGELQKLYDRYRDQGLVVLGFPCNQFGGQEPGTSEEAESFCQINYGVNFPVFAKVDVNGEDAHPLFKYLREQQPGVGEDNNIQWNFTKFLVNREGEVVGRVEPKESPEAMTAEIEKLLGV; this comes from the coding sequence ATGTCCGTATATTCGTATCAGGCGGTAACGACCGCAAATCAGGAAGTTTCACTCGATTTGTATCAAGGCAAAGTGTTGGTGATTGCCAATACAGCCAGCAAGTGTGGGCTGACTCCACAATACGGTGAATTGCAGAAGCTCTATGATCGCTATCGTGATCAAGGCTTGGTTGTATTGGGATTCCCTTGTAACCAGTTCGGAGGCCAGGAGCCGGGTACCAGTGAGGAAGCAGAATCATTCTGCCAAATCAACTATGGCGTTAATTTCCCGGTGTTTGCCAAGGTCGATGTAAATGGTGAAGATGCGCATCCATTGTTCAAGTATCTGCGTGAGCAGCAACCTGGTGTTGGCGAAGACAATAACATCCAATGGAATTTCACCAAATTCCTCGTGAATCGTGAGGGTGAAGTTGTAGGGCGTGTTGAACCAAAAGAATCCCCTGAAGCCATGACTGCAGAGATTGAAAAGCTGCTTGGCGTATAA
- a CDS encoding transcription initiation factor TFIID, with protein sequence MEFSSNNALKRNLEKYAAQYATEQERQGSLGDGRSSIHYPALFLFVGDQVAPAVSAVQEINRLKWDNGEGVVYVQIGTENQEHDQHRDHDPAQTKHDHYSDGAHSGYARVNGLSDARNGSTSDDGQVTRHVLPLSTIQTDRPSKTLRKDVHRSFHDSDQALFGLNRTLRRVSNRIAEYGRLYSSFDRIYVTVVTRADDPLNVLLPELTKLTETILAQSFKSVQTDLHVLVSEMEQVDSFGYASAAGLAFLRELDYMQGLDYTFSGNLLVTEDGISIPVVHPASPLFDLVYILSDKNERGTGVPGGWIENAEIICRICLLKNRKQDADSSGSVSSTGANTYNNTSFKNNIRTTSDQHGYASAGFAEIRRPNKPIALAVLYHLYRYLLERMRQEPEWSIKDKLAFFGLDGASVERKVEGILPDEDLVSGMSGIMTHNVSFTDLKPLSLREAERALFGHGAEAYFRDNVVRLAEERVRQRSTEGSLRRKAEQSRTEHPEVGYFQWAAWSDNGFGSVREALLGLIRDKSVQLESARALLEQRQQERVEDQSFKRALFRDKQNVRNLIDCLLERVYVPKVELLRLENELQLLRVYDTEMEQLHTFSRSVTETLATLERVLRETAVESIAAADEYIGQNVMEYYGKVTEALIADLEAKRGRDVWFEDRHMGDMNGLATEGNERLLQRLMEVCHVMLLTAEPLRVPFEEELLLRANVTITYGDKNVLTRDDLFRRLYRTLEEQAVVRVRVFDYTQEHRYEEKYFFGDHHSAFMDYAAYAEETSRIYKLGVVYEERSSGVEKLNLMGGFHLEDLMVYRNGRVYYDSYTENGYELHPSDLAEKLSPMR encoded by the coding sequence ATGGAATTCAGCTCGAATAATGCTCTGAAGCGCAATTTGGAGAAGTATGCAGCACAGTATGCAACAGAGCAGGAGCGTCAAGGCAGCCTGGGTGATGGTCGCAGCAGCATCCATTACCCCGCGTTGTTCCTGTTCGTGGGTGACCAGGTTGCTCCGGCAGTGTCTGCTGTCCAGGAAATCAACCGGCTGAAATGGGATAACGGAGAAGGCGTAGTCTATGTACAGATTGGAACGGAAAATCAGGAGCATGACCAACATCGTGACCATGACCCCGCGCAAACGAAGCATGACCATTACAGCGATGGTGCTCATTCAGGATATGCACGTGTTAACGGCTTGAGTGATGCAAGGAATGGCAGCACTTCGGATGATGGTCAGGTGACCCGTCACGTGCTTCCCTTGTCCACCATACAGACAGATCGACCTTCCAAAACGCTTCGCAAGGATGTGCATCGCAGTTTCCACGATTCAGATCAGGCACTCTTTGGTCTGAATCGTACCTTGCGGCGGGTGAGTAATCGTATTGCCGAATACGGACGCCTATATTCATCGTTCGATCGAATCTACGTGACCGTTGTGACCAGGGCAGATGATCCATTGAATGTATTGTTGCCGGAGCTTACCAAGCTGACCGAGACGATACTGGCTCAATCCTTCAAGTCGGTACAGACCGATTTGCATGTGCTGGTCAGCGAGATGGAGCAGGTGGATTCTTTTGGATATGCAAGCGCAGCGGGACTCGCTTTTCTGCGGGAACTGGATTACATGCAGGGGCTGGACTATACGTTCAGTGGCAATCTGCTGGTTACGGAGGACGGTATCTCCATTCCGGTTGTACATCCCGCTTCTCCGTTATTCGATCTCGTATATATTTTGTCAGACAAAAACGAGCGGGGAACCGGTGTACCCGGCGGGTGGATCGAAAATGCCGAGATCATCTGCCGAATCTGTCTGCTCAAGAATCGGAAGCAGGATGCAGATAGCTCTGGTTCCGTATCAAGCACGGGGGCCAACACGTATAACAATACGTCGTTCAAAAATAACATCCGTACGACCTCGGATCAGCATGGTTATGCCAGTGCAGGTTTTGCCGAGATTAGACGGCCGAACAAACCCATTGCACTCGCGGTGTTGTATCATCTGTATCGTTATTTGCTTGAACGGATGCGGCAGGAACCCGAGTGGAGCATCAAGGACAAGCTCGCCTTTTTCGGACTGGATGGGGCTTCGGTAGAGCGCAAAGTGGAAGGGATTCTTCCCGATGAGGATCTGGTGAGCGGCATGAGCGGCATAATGACGCATAACGTCAGCTTCACCGATCTGAAGCCGCTCTCGCTGCGTGAAGCGGAGAGAGCATTGTTCGGGCATGGGGCAGAGGCGTATTTCCGTGATAATGTGGTCCGTCTTGCGGAGGAGCGAGTACGTCAGCGCAGCACAGAAGGTTCCCTTCGTCGTAAGGCTGAGCAATCGCGCACGGAGCATCCTGAGGTTGGCTATTTTCAGTGGGCTGCCTGGAGTGACAATGGGTTCGGCAGCGTGCGTGAGGCTTTGCTTGGACTGATTCGTGATAAATCGGTGCAACTTGAATCCGCACGTGCCTTGCTGGAGCAGCGTCAGCAGGAGCGGGTAGAGGATCAGTCGTTCAAACGGGCGTTGTTCCGTGACAAACAGAACGTGCGCAACCTGATCGATTGTTTGCTGGAGCGTGTGTATGTGCCCAAAGTTGAATTGCTGCGTCTGGAGAATGAATTGCAGCTGCTTCGTGTCTACGACACAGAGATGGAACAACTGCATACGTTCAGCCGGAGTGTAACGGAGACACTGGCAACGCTGGAACGTGTTTTGCGTGAGACAGCGGTAGAGAGCATAGCGGCTGCAGATGAATATATCGGTCAGAACGTAATGGAGTATTACGGCAAAGTGACGGAAGCGCTGATCGCAGATTTGGAGGCAAAGCGTGGACGGGATGTCTGGTTTGAGGACCGCCATATGGGGGATATGAACGGGCTTGCCACAGAAGGAAACGAGCGACTCTTGCAACGTCTGATGGAGGTATGTCATGTGATGCTGCTTACAGCAGAACCGCTCCGGGTACCTTTCGAAGAAGAATTGCTGTTGCGGGCGAATGTTACAATTACCTATGGGGACAAAAATGTACTGACCCGTGATGATCTGTTCCGCCGATTGTATCGCACACTGGAGGAGCAGGCGGTCGTTCGGGTAAGAGTATTCGACTATACGCAGGAACATCGTTATGAAGAAAAATATTTCTTTGGTGATCACCATAGTGCCTTCATGGACTACGCGGCGTATGCCGAAGAAACGTCACGGATCTATAAGCTGGGTGTGGTATATGAAGAACGAAGCAGTGGTGTGGAGAAGCTGAATCTGATGGGGGGCTTCCATCTGGAAGACCTGATGGTGTATCGCAATGGTCGGGTGTATTACGATTCGTATACAGAGAATGGTTATGAGCTCCATCCCTCCGATCTGGCCGAGAAGCTGTCACCCATGCGTTAA